The Daucus carota subsp. sativus chromosome 9, DH1 v3.0, whole genome shotgun sequence genome window below encodes:
- the LOC135149211 gene encoding disease resistance protein RPV1-like yields MQCLESLDASSTAIKELPDSIGSLPSINFLKFGECKKLTYVPKSICNLKSLKYLDMFISEDIIKIELFEGVNDMNLEELSLSCNIRVGLPMILSFSSLRSLHLRDECGSPSPTKPFSFFQLFNFKELWLTDCTSHGSCFPELPPNLEWLYVENHASLEQVPDLSYLKHLKIMDIMRCCSLQSLHKLPPHLLQLTVEDCTSLQDFPDLSELRDLMYLTVLRNGSNLKVSLEENHLQLTEDNDTFLATVPNKEIAEWFDYKNREGCTLSFHVPPNLGDNFLGLAFWVVRKGFSHIEAVITNKTEDTTTTTLLNTSNYGRMGVDLELESAILCIRSDDFSIKKGDKIMISFEVDSFSDTELKMCAAHVLKRPSKKSLS; encoded by the exons ATGCAGTGTCTAGAATCGCTAGATGCATCTTCTACAGCAATTAAAGAATTACCGGATTCCATTGGATCACTGCCTagcataaattttttgaaatttggtgAATGTAAGAAGCTTACATATGTTCCAAAAAGCATCTGCAATCTTaaatcacttaaatatttagatatgttcatcAGTGAGGACATAATAAAAATTGAGTTGTTTGAGGGTGTGAATGATATGAACTTGGAGGAGCTGAGTCTGAGTTGTAATATAAGAGTTGGTTTGCCCATGATTCTAAGCTTCTCTTCTCTGAGATCATTACATCTCCGTGACGAGTGCGGAAGTCCTTCACCAACCAAACCCTTTAGTTTCTTTCAgcttttcaactttaaagaaCTTTGGTTGACTGACTGTACAAGTCATGGGTCCTGCTTTCCCGAACTACCACCGAATTTAGAATGGTTGTATGTAGAAAACCACGCTTCACTGGAACAAGTACCTGATTTGTCCTACCTCAAACACTTGAAGATTATGGACATAATGAGATGCTGCAGCCTTCAATCTCTCCACAAACTTCCACCTCATCTTCTACAACTTACAGTTGAGGATTGTACAAGCCTACAAGACTTTCCAGATCTGTCGGAGTTGAGAGATTTAATGTATCTGACAGTTTTGCGCAACGGCAGCAATTTAAAAGTCAGTTTAGAGGAGAATCACCTTCAG CTAACAGAAGATAACGATACATTTCTAGCAACTGTACCCAACAAGGAAATAGCAGAGTGGTTCGACTATAAAAACAGGGAAGGCTGCACACTATCTTTTCATGTTCCCCCAAACTTGGGAGATAACTTCCTGGGTCTCGCCTTCTGGGTCGTTCGTAAAGGATTCTCACACATTGAAGCTGTTATTACAAATAAAACAGAGGATACGACGACAACTACCCTGCTTAATACTTCTAATTATGGTAGAATGGGTGTTGACTTGGAGTTGGAATCAGCTATCCTTTGCATAAGGTCAGATGACTTCTCAATAAAGAAGGGAGACAAAATTATGATTTCTTTCGAGGTGGACTCTTTCTCTGATACAGAACTGAAAATGTGCGCCGCTCACGTACTAAAACGCCCTTCCAAGAAGAGCCTTTCATGA
- the LOC108201796 gene encoding disease resistance protein RUN1-like — MAFVLWQTLKESITASAELSAVTLLKSLTLGLALFYAIWVMFGLSAHPQQQVSVVEDKSEVTVDTTTSQLATVTSSPLWDVFLSFRGQDTRGNFISHLYHALDQAGIRTFKDDPALEKGEEISSALRQAIRNSKMFLLVISTNYADSSWCLDELVEILSCKRTKNQVIPVFYHVNPSDLRHHKGSFGVALKKHEKRHSVDRIHKWKSALTEIAALSGYHLEDGKESEADTIQNIVDNVLSQASTKVVHLERGLFGIDRAVEEIYRQLSIESSDVRALGICGMGGIGKTTIAKAFYNNYAHEFDVSCFMENMKQNSQEASPLLSSLQQLLKELLRAKDFKVRDFGSALRKLREILSSNKALIVFDDLDQPNYSEFVVEICKLLSDGSRMIITARDLNLPNQLKVEMSNVGIYMVKHLNQTGAL; from the exons ATGGCTTTTGTGTTATGGCAAACGTTGAAAGAATCAATCACAGCATCCGCAGAACTCTCAGCTGTGACTTTGCTTAAATCTCTAACTTTGGGACTTGCCTTGTTCTATGCTATTTGGGTGATGTTTGGGCTCTCTGCTCACCCACAGCAGCAAGTCTCAGTGGTGGAAGACAAGAGTGAAGTTACAGTGGATACTACAACTAGTCAATTAGCAACTGTCACTTCATCCCCTTTATGGGATGTCTTTTTGAGTTTTCGTGGCCAAGACACTCGCGGAAATTTCATTTCACATCTTTACCATGCTTTGGATCAGGCCGGGATCAGAACCTTCAAAGACGATCCTGCACTGGAAAAGGGTGAAGAAATTTCATCAGCTCTGCGTCAAGCAATCAGAAATTCTAAAATGTTTCTACTTGTTATCTCAACGAACTATGCTGATTCGTCATGGTGCCTTGATGAGCTTGTAGAGATCCTGAGTTGCAAGAGAACAAAGAATCAGGTTATTCCAGTATTTTACCATGTGAATCCATCAGATCTACGACACCACAAAGGGAGTTTTGGCGTAGCTCTTAAAAAGCATGAGAAGCGTCACTCTGTTGATAGGATTCACAAGTGGAAATCCGCGCTTACTGAAATCGCAGCTCTGTCAGGATACCATTTGGAAGACGGAAAAGA GAGTGAAGCAGATACAATTCAAAATATTGTTGATAATGTATTGTCACAAGCATCCACAAAGGTCGTACACCTTGAAAGAGGTCTATTTGGGATAGATCGTGCTGTTGAAGAGATATATAGACAACTAAGCATAGAGTCAAGTGATGTTCGTGCCCTTGGAATATGTGGGATGGGTGGAATTGGGAAAACAACTATAGCCAAGGCTTTCTACAATAACTACGCCCACGAATTTGATGTAAGTTGTTTTATGGAAAATATGAAACAGAATTCACAAGAAGCTAGTCCTCTACTTTCTTCACTTCAACAACTCTTGAAAGAGCTTCTCAGAGCTAAGGATTTTAAGGTCCGTGATTTTGGAAGTGCACTACGAAAATTGAGAGAGATTCTAAGTTCTAACAAAGCTCTCattgtttttgatgatttgGACCAGCCAAATTATTCGGAATTCGTAGTGGAGATTTGCAAGCTGTTGTCCGATGGTAGCAGAATGATAATTACGGCAAGAGATTTAAACCTGCCAAATCAACTGAAAGTTGAAATGTCAAATGTAGGGATATATATGGTGAAGCATCTGAATCAAACTGGAGCTCTTTAG